CACTGTGCCCAAATGCTCCTGTTTTCAACCCGTTCAAATCCAATCCAACCCGTCCATTATTATCTGAAGCATTGCTAAGCCTCATGACACCAGGAACATCCAATTTAGACTCGGAAGACAAATCCAATTTTAAGTCGATGAAAGCTGAATCATCAGTAAAATCACTTTCTTTAACAGGAAATATACTCCTAAATCCACTTTTTCTTGGTTCATCAGAATCCATAAGTATCCCACCAGTAACATCAGAGATTTTAGCACTTGAGAATCTATAATCACTTCCTTCATCAGTATCATTAAATCCACCACCTCTGAAACTACAAACTGATCTTGATCTTGAAACAGCCATAGCATCAGATACCCAAATATCACTGTTTTCATCTAAATCATTACTACCATTCTCAacactctttttcttctttttcttaaaaAGCCTCTTGATTTTCCAGAACCCATTGCtgtttttcttgatttcaaCACAGCTGCTACTACTTCTCCTAAGAACAATTACTTGCTCTGTTTTTTCTCCTGATCTTTTGCTCtgttttttctcattttctaacAGAAATGAAATCCTCCCAACACTGCCAACTTCAGCAGTGGATGATTTTTGATTGGAAGAAGAGGAATCAGAGCAAGAGCAAGAGGAGAGTCTTTGTTCACCACATTCTGAGCAAACTAAGTTTACTAGTTTTTCTTTAAGGCAATAAGAACATATTCCAATTGAAGATGAAGATGGGTGTTTCTTACATGGCATATCTGAGGAAACAGAGTAGTTGAAATCTGAGAAGCTGTCAGTTTCCATTGCAGCTTTGCCTCTTTCTTTCATGGCTCTCAATTCTTGATTCTTGCTGTGGAAAATACTTGGGTTTCCTATAAAAAGAGGGGGGGAAAAGAATGAAGCACAAGAAAGAGAGTGACAGATGTAATATGTAGCAGTAAAAGAATGAAGAGAGGTGTTGGGTGTTTTGAggttataggaaaaaaaaaattaaagtttatgaGTTCACGATTTTAATCTCGtgttatttcattttatatgacaTGTTATtaacaaaatttattaaaataatttttgagatGGTAATTGTTTTATTAAGGattaaagaagaattttaaaattaaattatttataattaatataaGGTAATATTCTTTTTTACACTATCTAAAAAATATGTCgcataaaataaaatggagagaGTATTAAATTGTAAACTAATTTTCCTTTCGTTCTATTCTAACTATCGTTATaacatttaaaaaattattttaaaaattcaaggCTAAAATTAGCGCTTATTTCAACTATATATGTTGTTCAAGACTAAAATTAACATTTCTTTTCAACTAATGTTCTTAAAATTAAAGAAGTAATTACTTTTAATACTGCtcaattctaaaaaaaaactatctaataaataaaaataactcagtc
This sequence is a window from Solanum dulcamara chromosome 10, daSolDulc1.2, whole genome shotgun sequence. Protein-coding genes within it:
- the LOC129870584 gene encoding uncharacterized protein LOC129870584, coding for MKERGKAAMETDSFSDFNYSVSSDMPCKKHPSSSSIGICSYCLKEKLVNLVCSECGEQRLSSCSCSDSSSSNQKSSTAEVGSVGRISFLLENEKKQSKRSGEKTEQVIVLRRSSSSCVEIKKNSNGFWKIKRLFKKKKKKSVENGSNDLDENSDIWVSDAMAVSRSRSVCSFRGGGFNDTDEGSDYRFSSAKISDVTGGILMDSDEPRKSGFRSIFPVKESDFTDDSAFIDLKLDLSSESKLDVPGVMRLSNASDNNGRVGLDLNGLKTGAFGHSGSCRSGGKGNKVWKWIFRQSSGGRKSTSINRDENDIIKS